One window from the genome of Deltaproteobacteria bacterium encodes:
- a CDS encoding DnaJ domain-containing protein yields RDPAREAAAAELRKEVLGLHAKLNELDLWGVLGIARGASPAEVKRAYLKAAKRLHPDHLMRLGLEDLKETANEVFTQIARAHEVLTDADERARYEESTAGVTETQALLAAQAEQLYQRGDMLMRAGNFRGAADFLEKAVQTYGDEPEYHAAFAWALHRKLPPENERALEHFEVALSRGGEQPQLMLRMSLVLKELRDETRASQLAARARQLDPNVRP; encoded by the coding sequence GCGCGATCCCGCACGTGAGGCCGCGGCGGCGGAGCTGCGCAAGGAAGTGCTGGGGCTGCACGCCAAGCTGAACGAGCTCGACCTGTGGGGAGTGCTCGGGATCGCGCGCGGCGCCTCGCCGGCCGAGGTCAAGCGGGCATACCTCAAGGCAGCGAAGCGGCTGCATCCCGATCACTTGATGCGCCTCGGCCTCGAAGACCTGAAGGAGACGGCCAACGAGGTCTTCACGCAGATCGCACGCGCGCACGAGGTGCTGACGGACGCAGACGAGCGCGCGCGTTACGAGGAATCGACGGCCGGCGTCACCGAAACGCAGGCGCTGCTCGCCGCGCAGGCGGAGCAGCTCTACCAGCGCGGCGACATGTTGATGCGCGCCGGCAACTTCCGCGGCGCGGCGGACTTCCTCGAGAAGGCCGTGCAGACCTACGGCGACGAGCCCGAGTATCACGCCGCGTTCGCGTGGGCGCTCCACCGCAAGCTGCCGCCCGAGAACGAGCGCGCGCTCGAACACTTCGAGGTCGCGCTCTCGCGCGGCGGCGAGCAGCCGCAGCTGATGCTGCGCATGAGCCTCGTGCTGAAGGAGCTTCGCGACGAGACGCGCGCGAGTCAGCTCGCCGCGCGCGCGCGGCAGCTCGATCCGAACGTGCGCCCGTAG
- a CDS encoding MFS transporter, producing MQNDRIFTRPFVLCFVAHGLQAIAFNLFLPFPKRLNELGANDVVIGAAASLTGLAAVLARPSIGRAMDAAGRRAVILVGGALHVAATLLYLGIDSVGALLAATRLLHGIAEAMLFSALFTFAADYVPARKRTQGLALFGVSGMLPIGIGPTLANWLVANVGWPSVFVTAASLAAISLALSFSLRDAPRERVASAAPPSMSSVLRRRELVPIWFLGATFATVLTAFFVFVPRFAQDTGIGSDAAFFQMYMLAALILRIAFGWVPDRIGPHRALTPALLALVVGLVVMARANAPHDVALAGFLCGLGHGYAFPILSGMVVNRVGDDARGTALAIFTGLFDLGMLVGSSAFGAIVEWTSFTALYGLGAVVLAGALAVFSRWDARVVPRRR from the coding sequence GTGCAGAACGACCGCATCTTCACGCGCCCGTTCGTGCTCTGTTTCGTCGCGCACGGGCTGCAGGCGATCGCGTTCAACTTGTTTCTGCCGTTCCCGAAACGCCTCAACGAGCTCGGCGCGAACGACGTCGTCATCGGCGCCGCGGCGAGCCTCACGGGCCTCGCCGCCGTTCTCGCGCGGCCGTCGATCGGGCGCGCGATGGACGCGGCCGGGCGGCGCGCGGTGATTCTCGTCGGCGGCGCGCTGCACGTCGCGGCGACGCTGCTCTACCTCGGCATCGACTCGGTCGGCGCGCTGCTCGCCGCGACCCGGCTCCTGCACGGCATCGCCGAGGCGATGCTGTTCTCCGCGCTGTTCACCTTCGCCGCCGACTACGTGCCCGCCCGCAAGCGCACGCAGGGCCTCGCGCTGTTCGGTGTCTCGGGGATGCTGCCGATCGGCATCGGCCCGACGCTCGCGAACTGGCTCGTCGCGAACGTGGGCTGGCCGAGCGTGTTCGTCACGGCCGCGTCGCTCGCGGCGATCTCGCTCGCGCTGTCGTTCTCGCTGCGCGATGCGCCGCGCGAGCGCGTGGCGAGCGCAGCGCCGCCCAGCATGTCGTCCGTGCTGCGGCGCCGCGAGCTCGTGCCGATTTGGTTCCTCGGCGCCACGTTCGCGACCGTGCTGACCGCGTTCTTCGTGTTCGTGCCGCGCTTCGCGCAGGACACCGGCATCGGCAGCGACGCCGCGTTCTTCCAGATGTACATGCTCGCGGCGTTGATCCTGCGCATCGCCTTCGGCTGGGTGCCCGACCGCATCGGTCCGCACCGCGCGCTCACGCCGGCGCTGCTCGCGCTCGTCGTCGGCCTCGTGGTGATGGCGCGCGCGAACGCGCCGCACGATGTCGCGCTCGCCGGCTTCTTGTGCGGCCTCGGTCACGGCTACGCGTTCCCGATTCTCTCGGGCATGGTGGTGAACCGCGTCGGCGACGATGCGCGCGGCACGGCGCTCGCCATCTTCACCGGCCTCTTCGACCTCGGCATGCTCGTCGGCAGCAGCGCGTTCGGCGCGATCGTCGAGTGGACGAGCTTCACCGCGCTGTACGGGCTCGGCGCCGTCGTTCTCGCCGGTGCGCTTGCCGTGTTCTCGCGCTGGGACGCGCGCGTCGTCCCGAGGCGGCGATGA
- a CDS encoding sulfite exporter TauE/SafE family protein: MELQDAALLVLGGLTAGVVNTLAGGGSLLTVPLLVMLGLPGPVANGTNRVGIVIGSATATWRLAAEGAPGLRDALPMILPSALGALLGARIVVELPVEWFNRAFGVLMLVLLVPTLRASASGSAAPAAPRAPASPALRFAAFFAIGLYGGAFQAGVGVLLLSVLALAGNDLIRSTQIKTALNTCFTLLALPVFAWAGQIAWPEALALGAGFAAGGAAGARIAVRGGARAIKPMLAVAVVALAGRMLGLY, from the coding sequence ATGGAGCTGCAAGACGCCGCGCTGCTCGTGCTCGGTGGGCTCACTGCCGGCGTCGTGAACACGCTCGCGGGCGGCGGCTCGCTGCTGACGGTGCCGCTGCTCGTGATGCTCGGCCTGCCGGGGCCCGTCGCGAATGGGACGAATCGCGTCGGCATCGTGATCGGCAGCGCGACGGCGACCTGGCGGCTCGCGGCCGAGGGAGCGCCCGGCCTGCGCGACGCGCTGCCGATGATCCTGCCGAGCGCGCTCGGCGCCCTACTCGGCGCGCGCATCGTCGTCGAGCTGCCTGTCGAGTGGTTCAACCGCGCGTTCGGCGTGCTGATGCTCGTGCTGCTCGTGCCCACGCTCCGCGCCAGCGCCAGCGGGAGCGCGGCGCCCGCCGCACCGCGAGCGCCGGCATCGCCTGCGCTGCGCTTCGCGGCGTTCTTCGCGATCGGGCTCTACGGCGGCGCGTTCCAAGCGGGCGTGGGCGTGCTGCTGCTGAGCGTGCTCGCGCTCGCGGGCAACGACCTGATTCGCAGCACGCAGATCAAGACCGCGCTGAACACGTGCTTCACGCTGCTCGCGCTGCCCGTCTTCGCGTGGGCCGGCCAGATCGCGTGGCCCGAAGCGCTCGCGCTCGGCGCCGGCTTCGCAGCCGGCGGCGCAGCCGGCGCGCGCATCGCGGTGCGCGGCGGCGCGCGCGCGATCAAGCCCATGCTCGCGGTGGCGGTGGTCGCGCTCGCGGGGCGAATGCTCGGGCTCTACTGA
- a CDS encoding sulfotransferase, with amino-acid sequence MSSHALPPPFRPLPIRALNLAGRALAAFGVRRPSLDETPLLAAAERATGLADFGGDSFRPGLRELLRCFESEARLSTLGRGMARAHVIGALSTRLRLVDWRKRNPEVAAQKIARPLLVLGMPRTGTTLLHGLLAQDPAARAPLSWEVAAPCPAPETATYETDPRIAEARAHERDIEQIAPGFLAIHPSGAQLPQECVSLMAPEFMSMQWEATYAVPSYQRWCEAQNWAAAYRWHRAFLQHLQSRHAGQRWVLKTPAHLLTLDALFAEYPDALVVQTHRAPAQVVASLASLEWTLRGASSDDLDARAEGAEAADLIERMLRAGMQSRAAHPEREPQFFDLAYPDLVADPFGSVKRLYERFGLDFTSELESRMRAFLAANAADKHGVHKYTPASFGLSAAELDARYAFYTRHHDVRGSERG; translated from the coding sequence ATGTCGTCGCACGCGCTGCCGCCGCCGTTTCGCCCGCTGCCGATTCGCGCGCTGAACCTCGCGGGCCGCGCGCTCGCCGCGTTCGGCGTGCGGCGACCGAGTCTCGATGAGACACCGCTGCTCGCCGCTGCGGAACGCGCGACGGGGCTCGCGGACTTCGGCGGCGACTCGTTCCGCCCCGGCCTGCGCGAGCTGCTGCGCTGCTTCGAGAGCGAGGCGCGGCTTTCGACGCTCGGGCGCGGCATGGCGCGCGCGCACGTGATCGGCGCGCTCTCGACCCGCCTGCGGCTCGTCGACTGGCGCAAGCGCAACCCCGAAGTCGCTGCCCAGAAGATCGCGCGCCCGCTGCTCGTGCTCGGCATGCCGCGCACCGGCACGACGCTGCTGCACGGCCTGCTCGCGCAAGATCCCGCCGCGCGCGCGCCGCTCTCGTGGGAGGTGGCGGCGCCCTGCCCCGCGCCCGAGACCGCGACGTACGAGACCGATCCGCGCATCGCCGAGGCGCGCGCGCACGAGCGCGACATCGAGCAGATCGCGCCGGGCTTTCTCGCGATTCATCCGAGCGGTGCGCAGCTGCCGCAGGAGTGCGTCTCGCTGATGGCGCCCGAGTTCATGAGCATGCAGTGGGAAGCGACCTACGCGGTGCCGTCGTATCAGCGCTGGTGCGAGGCGCAGAACTGGGCGGCGGCGTATCGCTGGCACCGCGCGTTCCTCCAGCACCTGCAGTCGCGCCACGCGGGGCAGCGCTGGGTGCTGAAAACCCCCGCGCACCTGCTCACGCTCGACGCGCTCTTCGCGGAGTACCCCGACGCGCTCGTGGTGCAGACGCACCGCGCGCCGGCACAGGTGGTCGCGAGCCTCGCGAGCCTCGAGTGGACGCTGCGCGGCGCGTCGAGCGACGACCTCGATGCGCGCGCCGAGGGCGCCGAGGCGGCCGACCTGATCGAACGCATGCTGCGGGCGGGCATGCAGTCGCGCGCGGCGCACCCCGAGCGCGAGCCGCAGTTCTTCGATCTCGCCTACCCGGATCTCGTCGCCGACCCGTTCGGCAGCGTGAAGCGCCTGTACGAACGCTTCGGCCTCGACTTCACCAGCGAGCTCGAATCGCGCATGCGCGCCTTCCTCGCCGCCAACGCGGCCGACAAGCACGGCGTGCACAAGTACACGCCTGCGAGCTTCGGCCTCTCCGCCGCCGAGCTCGATGCGCGCTACGCGTTCTACACGCGGCATCACGACGTGCGAGGCAGCGAGCGCGGCTGA
- a CDS encoding carboxymuconolactone decarboxylase family protein, producing MPRLRQVPREKAHEGAKRMYTALFGDRDPIKQPGTATGTPGNWWTVFALVPDVFDHAVAGFGLYRSPKRTLDPKLRELGQTRAGFARGSQFVYSQHCKASRSVGLSEEQIAAIPHWQVASCYSPLERAVLAYTDALVLQGGRVPDGVFEALRAELSEEQILELTYITCLYDMHAVMTRALRLEYDDVPERLVEVPAPSAASAGDPMRAVDDPMKAVDRAR from the coding sequence ATGCCGCGACTCCGCCAAGTCCCGCGCGAGAAAGCCCACGAGGGCGCGAAGCGCATGTACACCGCGCTGTTCGGCGACCGCGATCCGATCAAGCAGCCGGGCACCGCAACCGGCACGCCCGGCAACTGGTGGACCGTGTTCGCGCTCGTGCCCGACGTGTTCGACCACGCGGTCGCGGGCTTCGGCCTCTACCGCAGCCCGAAGCGCACGCTCGACCCGAAGCTGCGCGAGCTGGGCCAGACGCGCGCCGGCTTCGCGCGCGGCAGCCAGTTCGTCTACTCGCAGCACTGCAAGGCGTCGCGCAGCGTGGGCCTGAGCGAAGAGCAGATCGCCGCGATCCCGCACTGGCAGGTCGCGAGTTGTTATTCCCCGCTCGAGCGCGCCGTGCTCGCCTACACCGACGCGCTCGTCCTGCAGGGCGGCCGCGTGCCCGACGGGGTGTTCGAGGCGCTGCGCGCGGAGCTCAGCGAGGAGCAAATCCTCGAGCTGACCTACATCACCTGCCTCTACGACATGCACGCCGTGATGACGCGCGCGCTGCGGCTCGAGTACGACGACGTGCCCGAGCGCCTCGTCGAAGTGCCCGCGCCGAGCGCCGCGAGCGCAGGCGACCCGATGCGGGCGGTGGACGACCCGATGAAGGCGGTCGATCGAGCGCGCTGA